In a genomic window of Microterricola viridarii:
- a CDS encoding SURF1 family cytochrome oxidase biogenesis protein: protein MLRPRWVLALLGALAVAAVFAVLGQWQIARAVDAGQTADRSTEIVQPLAEIAGPDAPIKQSATGQMVSVDGRYVVGDEQIISGRLNGGTAGFWVVSHFQIDAAGEPAIPVARGWAADAETAEAVAAELAEQDASGESVTLTGRLLPTEGPEFPTDAASARVMRALAVSALINLWADFDNRSVYSAYIVSAEPPAGLVQIDSPEPNPEVELNWLNIFYAVEWAVFAGFAVFLWYRLVRDQWEREREEAEDDAAAASAGESLSNRA from the coding sequence ATGCTGCGCCCTCGCTGGGTTCTCGCTCTTCTCGGCGCGCTCGCCGTCGCCGCCGTCTTCGCCGTGCTCGGACAGTGGCAGATCGCGCGCGCGGTCGACGCCGGGCAGACCGCCGATCGCTCCACCGAGATCGTGCAGCCGCTCGCCGAGATCGCTGGCCCCGATGCCCCGATCAAGCAGAGCGCGACCGGCCAGATGGTCTCCGTCGACGGGCGCTACGTCGTCGGCGACGAGCAGATCATCAGCGGCCGCCTGAACGGCGGCACCGCCGGGTTCTGGGTCGTCAGCCACTTCCAGATCGATGCAGCGGGCGAGCCCGCGATCCCCGTCGCCCGCGGCTGGGCCGCCGACGCCGAGACCGCCGAGGCCGTCGCCGCCGAGCTCGCCGAGCAGGACGCCTCCGGGGAGAGCGTCACGCTGACCGGTCGCCTGCTGCCGACCGAGGGGCCGGAGTTCCCCACCGATGCCGCCAGCGCGCGCGTGATGCGCGCCCTTGCCGTTTCCGCGCTGATCAACCTCTGGGCCGACTTCGACAACCGCTCGGTGTACTCGGCCTACATCGTCTCGGCCGAGCCGCCGGCCGGGCTCGTCCAGATCGACTCCCCGGAGCCCAACCCCGAGGTCGAGCTGAACTGGCTGAACATCTTCTACGCCGTCGAATGGGCCGTGTTCGCGGGCTTCGCCGTGTTCCTCTGGTACCGCCTGGTGCGCGACCAGTGGGAGCGCGAACGCGAAGAAGCCGAGGACGATGCCGCCGCCGCATCCGCTGGCGAATCGCTCAGCAACCGCGCGTAG
- a CDS encoding DUF3817 domain-containing protein: protein MPLEPKPAVFPRIRKAVTFYKITSVITGVMLLLLCAEMILKYAFHLELYGFGNAGFLHFAPMIETATGWESTGDGANLSTGILIAHGWFYVVYLFACFQLWSLMRWLFPKFLLLALGGIIPLLSFFLEVRVAREVETYLATREAAATDPVEAHA from the coding sequence ATGCCCCTCGAGCCGAAACCCGCTGTATTCCCGCGCATTCGGAAGGCCGTCACGTTCTACAAGATCACCTCGGTGATCACCGGTGTCATGCTGCTGCTGCTGTGCGCAGAGATGATCCTGAAGTACGCCTTCCACCTCGAACTGTACGGATTCGGCAACGCCGGCTTCCTGCACTTCGCCCCGATGATCGAGACCGCCACCGGCTGGGAGTCCACCGGCGACGGCGCGAACCTGTCCACGGGCATCCTCATCGCGCACGGCTGGTTCTACGTCGTCTACCTCTTCGCCTGCTTCCAGCTGTGGAGCCTGATGCGGTGGCTCTTCCCCAAGTTCTTGTTGCTCGCCCTCGGCGGCATCATCCCCCTGCTGTCCTTCTTCCTCGAGGTGCGCGTTGCACGCGAGGTGGAAACCTACCTGGCCACCCGTGAAGCGGCGGCCACCGACCCCGTGGAGGCACACGCGTGA
- the guaA gene encoding glutamine-hydrolyzing GMP synthase, translating to MTDPVPPADAHTAQRPVLVVDFGAQYAQLIARRVREASVYSEIVSHAITADEVVAKNPIGIVLSGGPSSVYEEGAPQFDPAIFELGVPVLGICYGFQVMATALGGEVAQTGNREYGATPVTVTDATGNVLLAEQPTEQTVWMSHGDSVSKAPEGFTVLASTESTPVAAFANDEKRLYGVQWHPEVKHSEHGQHVLESFLHRAAGIAADWNSGNVIAEQVAKIQAQVGSGRVICGLSGGVDSAVAAAIVHKAVGDQLVCIFVDHGLLRQDERRQVEEDYVASTGVRLVTIDAREQFLNALAGVSDPETKRKIIGREFIRSFEQAERDLVAEASADGEPIRFLVQGTLYPDVVESGGGSGTANIKSHHNVGGLPEDLQFELVEPLRTLFKDEVRAIGRELGLPEVIVGRQPFPGPGLGIRIVGEVTEERLELLRKADAIARAELTAAGLDNEIWQCPVVLLADVRSVGVQGDGRTYGHPIVLRPVSSEDAMTADWTRLPYDVLAKISNRITNEVDGVNRVVLDVTSKPPGTIEWE from the coding sequence GTGACCGACCCCGTCCCCCCTGCCGACGCGCACACCGCGCAGCGGCCCGTCCTGGTCGTCGACTTCGGCGCCCAGTACGCGCAGCTGATCGCACGACGCGTGCGCGAGGCATCCGTCTACTCGGAGATCGTCTCGCACGCGATCACCGCCGATGAGGTTGTGGCCAAGAACCCGATCGGCATCGTTCTCTCCGGTGGGCCGTCCTCGGTCTACGAAGAGGGCGCGCCGCAGTTCGACCCGGCCATCTTCGAGCTCGGCGTGCCCGTGCTCGGCATCTGCTACGGCTTCCAGGTCATGGCGACCGCCCTCGGCGGCGAGGTTGCACAGACCGGCAACCGCGAGTACGGTGCCACCCCGGTGACGGTCACGGATGCCACCGGCAACGTGCTCCTCGCCGAGCAGCCGACCGAGCAGACGGTCTGGATGAGCCACGGCGACTCCGTGTCGAAGGCGCCGGAGGGCTTCACCGTCCTCGCCTCGACAGAGTCGACCCCCGTCGCCGCATTCGCCAACGACGAGAAGCGCCTCTACGGCGTGCAGTGGCACCCCGAGGTCAAGCACTCCGAGCACGGCCAGCACGTGCTGGAGAGCTTCCTGCACCGGGCCGCCGGCATCGCCGCGGACTGGAACAGCGGCAACGTCATCGCCGAGCAGGTCGCCAAGATCCAGGCGCAGGTCGGCTCCGGCCGCGTCATCTGCGGCCTCTCCGGCGGAGTCGACTCCGCCGTGGCCGCCGCCATCGTGCATAAGGCCGTCGGCGACCAGCTCGTCTGCATCTTCGTCGACCACGGCCTGCTGCGCCAGGACGAGCGCCGCCAGGTCGAGGAGGACTACGTCGCCTCCACCGGTGTGCGCCTCGTCACGATCGACGCCCGCGAGCAGTTCCTGAACGCCCTGGCCGGAGTCAGCGACCCCGAGACCAAGCGCAAGATCATCGGCCGCGAGTTCATCCGCAGCTTCGAGCAGGCCGAGCGCGACCTCGTCGCCGAGGCCAGCGCCGACGGCGAGCCGATCCGTTTCCTCGTGCAGGGCACCCTGTACCCGGATGTCGTCGAGTCCGGCGGCGGAAGCGGCACCGCGAACATCAAGAGCCACCACAACGTGGGCGGTCTGCCGGAGGACCTGCAGTTTGAGCTCGTCGAGCCGCTGCGCACCCTCTTCAAGGACGAGGTGCGCGCCATCGGCCGCGAGCTCGGCCTGCCCGAGGTCATCGTGGGACGCCAGCCGTTCCCCGGCCCCGGCCTCGGCATCCGCATCGTCGGTGAGGTCACGGAAGAGCGCCTCGAGCTGCTGCGCAAGGCCGACGCCATCGCGCGCGCCGAGCTGACCGCCGCCGGCCTCGACAACGAGATCTGGCAGTGCCCGGTCGTGCTGCTCGCCGATGTGCGCTCCGTGGGCGTGCAGGGCGACGGCCGCACCTACGGTCACCCGATCGTGCTGCGCCCGGTGTCCTCCGAGGACGCGATGACCGCCGACTGGACCCGCCTGCCGTACGACGTGCTGGCGAAGATCTCGAACCGCATCACGAACGAGGTGGACGGCGTCAACCGCGTCGTGCTCGACGTCACGAGCAAGCCGCCGGGAACCATCGAATGGGAGTAG
- a CDS encoding Bax inhibitor-1/YccA family protein — MALENPAFRSPAFTGNTSVSNAVSVEELQDIYNRPTAGAGETDRMTVEDTVVKTALSFGVLVIGAMLGWVTATTMPFLFAIAGIIGFVLALVNIFKKEPSPALILAYAAAQGVFVGAISMFYETQFDGIVLQAVLATLAVVGVTLALFASGKIRASKKATKVFLIAMVGYLVFSLLNVVLTMTGAVSNPWGLRGDDLFNTGIPIGLVLGVLVVIMAAYSLVLDFDFIQKGVKNRAPRKYGWTGAFGIMVTVIWLYLEILRMFAIARD, encoded by the coding sequence ATGGCACTCGAGAACCCCGCATTCCGCAGCCCAGCCTTCACCGGCAACACCTCCGTCTCCAACGCCGTCTCGGTCGAGGAGCTGCAGGACATCTACAACCGGCCCACCGCCGGTGCCGGCGAGACCGACCGGATGACGGTCGAAGACACCGTCGTGAAGACCGCGCTGTCCTTCGGCGTGCTCGTGATCGGTGCCATGCTCGGCTGGGTGACCGCCACGACGATGCCGTTCCTCTTCGCGATTGCCGGCATCATCGGCTTCGTCCTGGCACTCGTCAACATCTTCAAGAAGGAGCCGTCGCCGGCCCTGATCCTCGCCTACGCGGCGGCGCAGGGCGTGTTCGTCGGCGCGATCTCGATGTTCTACGAGACGCAGTTTGACGGAATCGTGCTGCAGGCGGTGCTGGCCACCCTCGCCGTCGTCGGCGTGACGCTCGCCCTCTTCGCCAGCGGCAAGATCCGCGCCTCCAAGAAGGCCACCAAGGTGTTCCTGATCGCCATGGTCGGCTACCTCGTGTTCTCGCTCCTCAACGTCGTGCTGACGATGACCGGCGCGGTCAGCAACCCGTGGGGCCTCCGCGGCGATGACCTCTTCAACACCGGAATCCCGATCGGCCTCGTGCTCGGCGTCCTCGTCGTCATCATGGCCGCGTACTCGCTCGTGCTCGACTTCGACTTCATCCAGAAGGGCGTCAAGAATCGCGCACCGCGCAAGTACGGCTGGACCGGCGCCTTCGGCATCATGGTCACCGTCATCTGGCTGTACCTGGAGATCCTGCGCATGTTCGCGATCGCGCGCGACTAG
- a CDS encoding glycerophosphodiester phosphodiesterase family protein: MSHASPLIIGHRGASGYRPEHTAAAYELAFALGADAVEPDIVATRDGVLVLRHENEISGTTDVAARPEFAGLRTTKTIDGHEQTGWFTEDFTWGELSTLRARERLPKMRPANTAFDGRYPILRLRDLFELIDESAERHGRHLGLVAEIKHASYFESIGLPLDELFAAELDDAGWRGGDGRLIVESFELTVLGKLTARGVGGRKVFLIEASGTPEDQRLAHGAAANSYADFVTEAGLYALGGLVDGISVDRSMIVRQDAAGTPQTSDLVDLAHSAMLEVYTWTLRPENRFLLPAHRAGVGQARHGDWWGEFELIMGTGIDGVFADHPDLAVAVRDSLRPAA; encoded by the coding sequence ATGTCGCACGCCTCCCCGCTCATCATTGGCCACCGTGGCGCCAGCGGCTACCGCCCCGAGCACACCGCTGCCGCATACGAACTCGCCTTCGCCCTCGGCGCGGACGCTGTCGAGCCCGACATCGTGGCGACGCGCGATGGGGTGCTCGTGCTCCGGCACGAGAACGAGATCTCCGGCACGACGGATGTCGCGGCGCGGCCGGAGTTCGCCGGGCTCCGCACCACGAAGACCATCGACGGCCACGAGCAGACGGGCTGGTTCACCGAGGACTTCACCTGGGGTGAGCTCAGCACGCTCCGCGCCCGGGAGCGGCTGCCCAAGATGCGTCCAGCGAACACCGCCTTCGACGGCCGCTACCCGATCCTGCGGCTGCGCGACCTCTTCGAGCTCATCGACGAGAGCGCGGAGCGCCACGGCCGGCACCTCGGCCTCGTCGCCGAGATCAAGCACGCCAGCTACTTCGAATCGATCGGCCTGCCGCTGGACGAGCTCTTCGCCGCAGAGCTGGACGACGCGGGCTGGCGCGGCGGCGACGGCCGGCTCATCGTCGAGTCCTTCGAGTTGACCGTGCTCGGCAAGCTGACCGCGCGCGGAGTCGGCGGCAGGAAGGTCTTCCTCATCGAGGCGTCCGGCACGCCGGAGGACCAGCGGCTGGCCCACGGCGCGGCGGCGAACAGCTACGCCGACTTCGTGACGGAGGCGGGCCTGTACGCGCTCGGCGGCCTCGTCGACGGCATCAGCGTCGACCGCTCCATGATCGTGCGGCAGGATGCCGCGGGCACGCCGCAGACGAGTGACCTCGTCGACCTGGCCCACTCGGCGATGCTCGAGGTGTACACGTGGACGCTGCGCCCGGAGAACCGCTTCCTGCTGCCGGCCCACCGCGCCGGCGTCGGCCAGGCCCGCCACGGGGACTGGTGGGGCGAGTTCGAGCTGATCATGGGCACCGGCATCGACGGCGTCTTCGCCGATCACCCGGACCTGGCCGTCGCCGTGCGCGACAGCCTCCGCCCGGCGGCGTGA
- a CDS encoding ATP-dependent helicase, with protein MSTLFDPDEPTDSRPMIVHDGPAGFPSTLGANNAAPPAGFVPGGASAGGLPGGGAWAGGDSLLDGLNPEQREAVEYRGPALLIVAGAGSGKTRVLTHRIAGLIGSREAWPSQILAITFTNKAAAEMRERVEQLLGQASSGMWISTFHSACVRILRAEAERAGLSSSFTIYDSADSRNVIKRIIKELSADTLGFTAAGVSNKISKLKNELADVDSYARNANLNDPQEVMFVEIFRQYTKRLRAAQALDFDDLLAETVFLFRAFPATAALYQRRFRHILVDEYQDTNHAQYSFIKELTRPIEPHVVAELDTAGHHVRSLQDATGAIPGASLTVVGDSDQSIYAFRGADIRNIVEFERDYPGAKVVLLEQNYRSTQNILSAANAVISNNFDRKDKKLWTAIGDGAKIIGYTGYSGHDEAQFIADEIEKLRGEGVAYRDIAVFYRTNAQTRALEEIFVRSAVPYRVVGGTKFYERAEIKDAMAYLIAVANPADELALRRILNTPKRGIGPATETQLASFAEANGISFRQAMRDAGSLGMGPKVTGAIVKLARLLDEAALMLDPAQRSSDSAAGVSSVSEVLGFLLTESTLLETLRSSRDPQDETRAENVEELLAQTKDFVKENPDAGLIDFLTQVSLVAAADDLDDSSGTVSLMTLHTAKGLEYDSVFLTGIEEGLLPHQMSASEPGGPAEERRLFYVGITRARKRLYLSLAMTRAQFGETNVAMPSRYLQEIPGDLIEWRQSPGMANSRGGTQPRALNARRDGYGSRGSSGSDRFGGELPPAPKPKTEWANKVTAQVRDNGDLTLEAGDRIRHVDFGEGRVNQVTGEGTKRVAHVQFDTAGAKKLLIKIAPIEKL; from the coding sequence ATGAGCACTCTCTTTGACCCCGACGAACCGACCGACTCGCGACCGATGATCGTGCACGATGGGCCGGCCGGCTTCCCGTCGACCCTGGGCGCCAACAACGCGGCGCCGCCGGCGGGATTCGTTCCCGGCGGGGCCTCAGCGGGCGGGCTGCCCGGCGGCGGTGCCTGGGCCGGGGGAGACAGCCTGCTCGACGGCCTCAACCCCGAGCAGCGCGAAGCGGTCGAATACCGCGGCCCCGCCCTGCTCATCGTGGCCGGCGCCGGATCCGGCAAGACCCGCGTGCTCACCCACCGTATCGCCGGGCTGATCGGCAGCCGCGAGGCCTGGCCCAGCCAGATCCTCGCCATCACCTTCACCAACAAGGCCGCAGCCGAGATGCGCGAGCGCGTCGAGCAGCTCCTCGGCCAGGCCTCCAGCGGCATGTGGATCTCCACCTTCCACTCCGCCTGCGTGCGCATCCTGCGCGCAGAGGCCGAGCGGGCCGGGCTCAGCAGCAGCTTCACCATCTACGACTCCGCCGACTCGCGCAACGTCATCAAGCGCATCATCAAGGAACTCTCGGCCGACACCCTCGGCTTCACCGCGGCGGGCGTCTCGAACAAGATCTCCAAGCTCAAGAACGAGCTGGCGGATGTCGACAGCTACGCGCGCAACGCCAACCTCAACGACCCGCAAGAGGTCATGTTCGTCGAGATCTTCCGGCAGTACACCAAGCGCCTGCGCGCCGCGCAGGCGCTGGACTTCGACGACCTCCTGGCCGAGACGGTGTTCCTGTTCCGGGCGTTCCCGGCCACCGCCGCGCTCTACCAGCGCCGGTTCCGGCACATCCTCGTCGACGAGTACCAGGACACCAACCACGCCCAGTACTCCTTCATCAAGGAGCTCACCCGGCCGATCGAGCCGCACGTCGTCGCGGAGCTCGACACGGCCGGCCACCACGTGCGCTCGCTGCAAGACGCGACCGGGGCCATCCCGGGCGCATCGCTGACCGTCGTCGGCGACTCCGACCAGTCGATCTACGCCTTCCGCGGCGCCGACATCCGCAACATCGTCGAATTCGAGCGCGACTATCCGGGCGCCAAGGTGGTGCTGCTCGAGCAGAACTACCGCTCGACGCAGAACATCCTGAGCGCGGCCAATGCCGTCATCTCCAACAACTTCGACCGCAAGGACAAGAAGCTCTGGACGGCCATCGGCGACGGCGCCAAGATCATCGGATACACCGGGTACTCCGGCCACGACGAGGCCCAGTTCATCGCCGACGAGATCGAGAAGCTGCGCGGCGAGGGCGTCGCCTACCGCGACATCGCCGTGTTCTACCGCACCAACGCGCAGACCCGCGCGTTGGAGGAGATCTTCGTGCGCTCCGCCGTGCCCTACCGCGTCGTCGGCGGCACCAAGTTCTATGAGCGGGCCGAGATCAAGGACGCGATGGCGTACCTCATCGCCGTGGCGAACCCGGCCGACGAGCTCGCCCTGCGCCGGATCCTGAACACGCCCAAGCGCGGCATCGGGCCAGCCACCGAGACGCAGCTGGCCAGCTTCGCCGAGGCCAACGGCATCAGCTTCCGGCAGGCCATGCGTGATGCGGGCAGCCTCGGCATGGGGCCCAAGGTCACCGGTGCCATCGTCAAACTGGCCAGGCTGCTCGACGAGGCCGCCCTCATGCTCGACCCGGCACAGCGCTCATCCGATTCGGCGGCCGGCGTCTCCAGCGTGAGCGAGGTGCTCGGCTTCCTGCTGACCGAGAGCACCCTGCTCGAGACGCTGCGCAGCAGCCGCGACCCGCAAGACGAGACCCGCGCCGAGAACGTCGAGGAGCTGCTCGCGCAGACCAAGGACTTCGTCAAGGAGAACCCGGATGCCGGCCTGATCGACTTCCTCACCCAGGTATCGCTCGTGGCCGCGGCCGACGACCTCGACGACTCCAGCGGGACCGTCTCCCTGATGACCCTGCACACGGCCAAGGGCCTGGAGTACGACTCCGTGTTCCTCACCGGCATCGAGGAGGGCCTGCTGCCGCACCAGATGTCGGCCAGCGAGCCGGGTGGCCCGGCCGAGGAGCGGCGTTTGTTCTACGTCGGCATCACCAGGGCCAGGAAGCGGCTCTACCTCTCGCTCGCGATGACGCGTGCCCAGTTCGGCGAGACGAACGTGGCGATGCCGAGCCGCTACCTGCAGGAGATCCCCGGCGACCTCATCGAGTGGCGGCAGTCGCCCGGCATGGCGAACTCGCGCGGCGGCACGCAGCCGCGCGCGCTGAACGCGCGCCGCGACGGCTACGGCTCCCGCGGCTCCAGCGGTTCCGACCGCTTCGGCGGCGAGCTGCCGCCGGCCCCCAAGCCGAAGACGGAGTGGGCGAACAAGGTCACAGCGCAGGTGCGCGACAACGGCGATCTCACCCTGGAGGCCGGCGATCGCATCCGGCACGTCGACTTCGGCGAGGGCCGCGTCAACCAGGTCACCGGTGAGGGCACCAAGCGCGTCGCGCACGTGCAGTTCGACACGGCGGGCGCAAAGAAGCTCCTGATCAAGATCGCCCCGATCGAGAAACTGTAG
- a CDS encoding FUSC family protein, producing MTDDAPQSLPARLRSLKPRDFEVATRAAIAVAVPLFLLLALDRLDLAAYASFGAMTALYGRSEPYRVRLRSAGIAAIGLVLSVALGTILAASGAANVLVAAALVVVIVGGIVVAAVYGLFPPTPLFFVFGLLVCAALPTPPEQVPLRIGLAAASAAFALAITMSGWLLRRAGREGDDGWFQQLTRSPRVRWAAVREPALWVAVAQNVFGALLAGAVATALGIGHPYWAVVSVVAVIPPPHARHSISRSVHRIVGTAVGVVVTGVLLFPEPPPFAIVIAVVIAQFCAEILVGRHYGAALVFVTPLALGVAHLASPLPVGTLLIDRLLETALGAAIGLLLVLAARWLTARRSQP from the coding sequence ATGACAGACGACGCTCCACAGTCGCTCCCGGCCCGGCTGCGGTCACTGAAGCCTCGTGACTTCGAGGTGGCGACCCGGGCGGCGATCGCGGTGGCCGTTCCGTTGTTCCTCCTGCTCGCCCTCGACCGGCTCGACCTCGCCGCCTACGCCTCCTTCGGGGCGATGACGGCGCTGTATGGGCGCAGCGAACCCTATCGAGTGCGGCTGCGCAGCGCGGGGATCGCCGCGATCGGGCTTGTGCTCAGCGTCGCGCTCGGCACCATCTTGGCCGCCAGCGGAGCCGCGAACGTCCTCGTCGCCGCTGCGCTCGTCGTCGTGATCGTGGGCGGCATCGTCGTCGCCGCCGTCTACGGGCTCTTCCCGCCGACCCCGCTGTTCTTCGTGTTCGGCCTGCTGGTGTGTGCCGCACTGCCGACCCCGCCAGAGCAGGTTCCGCTGCGCATCGGCCTCGCCGCTGCCTCGGCCGCGTTCGCACTCGCCATCACGATGTCCGGCTGGCTGCTGCGGCGGGCCGGACGCGAGGGAGACGACGGCTGGTTCCAGCAGCTGACCCGATCGCCACGGGTGCGGTGGGCCGCCGTTCGGGAGCCCGCTCTGTGGGTGGCGGTCGCCCAGAACGTGTTTGGGGCGCTGCTCGCCGGTGCCGTCGCGACGGCGCTCGGCATTGGACACCCTTACTGGGCTGTGGTGAGCGTGGTCGCCGTCATCCCGCCACCGCACGCACGACACTCGATCTCGCGCTCCGTGCACCGGATCGTCGGCACCGCAGTCGGCGTCGTGGTGACCGGCGTGCTGCTCTTCCCCGAGCCGCCGCCCTTCGCCATCGTCATCGCCGTGGTCATCGCGCAGTTCTGTGCCGAGATCCTCGTCGGGCGGCACTACGGTGCCGCGCTGGTCTTCGTGACCCCGCTGGCGCTCGGCGTCGCCCACCTGGCCAGTCCGCTGCCCGTCGGCACTCTGCTGATCGACCGGCTGCTGGAGACGGCGCTCGGCGCGGCCATTGGGCTGCTGCTGGTGCTCGCGGCTCGCTGGCTGACGGCGCGCAGGTCACAGCCCTGA
- a CDS encoding sugar ABC transporter substrate-binding protein, which produces MQGTNTESDEFFERVGDEFTKETGAKLNVEMVQWADAHDRFVTAIAGGTTPDIAETGTTWTAEFAESGALAPLDDYVTEAGLDGKLVEGLVEAGTLDDTLYGMPWYAGVRSVIYRTDIFEAAGIAVPTTWAEFQAAIETLKTSNPDIIPFPVAGDAEQLTYPWVWGAGGEVATKKGDTWTSGLDSAKSQAGIKFYTDLALQHGSSTSGATTWKETDVLDNFAQGKVGMAVMGSWTPATILDKNPELEGKIGSFPIPGQTSGISPSMLGGSHLSMFESSKNKDLAWTFMSMMTTGDFATEWASQSGYFPGETTALDATVANADEITQAFATQMVDGGASLPVTPKFGAVQAKKTTNTMIQSILSGEKTVEQASADAAAEMTDILNKK; this is translated from the coding sequence ATGCAGGGTACGAACACCGAATCCGACGAGTTCTTCGAGCGCGTCGGTGACGAGTTCACAAAGGAGACCGGCGCGAAGCTCAATGTCGAGATGGTTCAGTGGGCAGACGCTCACGACCGTTTCGTCACTGCAATCGCCGGCGGGACCACCCCCGACATCGCCGAGACCGGCACGACCTGGACCGCGGAGTTCGCTGAGTCCGGTGCACTCGCACCGCTCGACGACTACGTCACCGAGGCAGGCCTCGACGGCAAGCTCGTCGAGGGCTTGGTCGAGGCTGGAACGCTCGACGACACGCTCTACGGCATGCCGTGGTACGCCGGCGTTCGCTCGGTCATCTACCGCACCGACATCTTCGAGGCAGCCGGCATCGCCGTGCCGACCACCTGGGCAGAGTTCCAGGCGGCAATCGAGACGCTCAAGACGAGCAACCCCGACATCATCCCGTTCCCGGTTGCCGGCGACGCCGAGCAGCTCACCTACCCCTGGGTCTGGGGTGCCGGTGGCGAGGTAGCGACGAAGAAGGGCGACACCTGGACCTCGGGTCTGGACAGCGCGAAGTCGCAGGCCGGAATCAAGTTCTACACCGACCTCGCACTCCAGCACGGCTCGTCCACCTCCGGTGCAACCACCTGGAAGGAGACCGACGTCCTCGACAACTTCGCCCAGGGCAAGGTCGGCATGGCGGTCATGGGTTCGTGGACCCCCGCGACGATCCTCGACAAGAACCCGGAGCTGGAAGGCAAGATCGGCTCGTTCCCGATCCCCGGCCAGACCTCGGGCATCAGCCCGTCGATGCTCGGTGGTTCGCACCTCAGCATGTTCGAGTCCAGCAAGAACAAGGACCTCGCCTGGACCTTCATGAGCATGATGACCACCGGTGACTTTGCCACCGAGTGGGCCAGCCAGAGTGGTTACTTCCCGGGCGAGACCACGGCACTCGACGCCACCGTCGCAAACGCCGATGAGATCACCCAGGCGTTCGCAACCCAGATGGTTGACGGCGGCGCTTCGCTCCCCGTCACGCCGAAGTTCGGTGCTGTGCAAGCCAAGAAGACCACCAACACGATGATCCAGTCGATCCTCTCCGGTGAGAAGACGGTTGAGCAGGCCTCTGCCGACGCCGCTGCCGAGATGACCGACATCCTCAACAAGAAGTAA
- a CDS encoding carbohydrate ABC transporter permease, with product MTTTIQSPAAVGTSGSPAAGGPGPRRRKAITIAAARPWLLLAPALIVLAVLLLWPLVRVLLFSFQDYGLREIVSGDTNFIGVDNYVAALTDPQLWSVVLPNTVLFAIAAVLCTVALGTLVAILMTNLSRFWRTVVGSAIMVAWAMPAVTGTYVWVWIFDADNGIVNQLLMGAGLMDEPFNWFTNRWTFYLIVLINVVHHGFPFVAITVMAGLLGVSKEMLEAAQMDGAGPIRRFFQITFPSLKQVFTVVIILSTIWDFKVFGQVYLMPGGSGTNRSVLNLGVWSYVESFGQNQYGFGSAIAVLLTLVLLVITIIYIRVLMKEDEL from the coding sequence ATGACCACCACGATTCAGTCGCCGGCCGCTGTGGGAACCTCTGGTTCCCCGGCGGCCGGAGGCCCCGGCCCCCGGCGGCGCAAGGCGATCACGATCGCCGCCGCACGGCCGTGGCTCCTGCTCGCGCCGGCACTGATCGTGCTGGCCGTCCTCCTCCTCTGGCCCCTCGTTCGCGTCCTGCTCTTCTCCTTCCAGGACTACGGACTGCGCGAGATCGTCAGCGGGGACACCAACTTCATCGGCGTCGACAACTACGTCGCGGCGCTCACCGATCCGCAGCTGTGGTCGGTCGTTCTGCCCAACACCGTGCTCTTCGCCATCGCCGCCGTGCTGTGCACCGTGGCGCTCGGCACCCTCGTCGCCATCCTGATGACCAACCTCTCGAGGTTCTGGCGCACCGTCGTCGGCAGCGCGATCATGGTCGCCTGGGCAATGCCCGCCGTGACCGGCACCTACGTCTGGGTGTGGATCTTCGACGCGGACAACGGCATCGTCAACCAGCTCCTCATGGGCGCCGGACTGATGGACGAACCGTTCAACTGGTTCACCAACCGGTGGACCTTCTACCTGATCGTGCTCATCAACGTCGTGCACCACGGGTTCCCCTTCGTGGCCATCACGGTGATGGCCGGCCTGCTCGGCGTCTCCAAGGAGATGCTGGAGGCCGCCCAGATGGATGGCGCCGGGCCGATTCGCCGGTTCTTCCAGATCACCTTCCCCTCGCTCAAGCAGGTCTTCACGGTGGTCATCATCCTGTCGACGATCTGGGACTTCAAGGTGTTCGGGCAGGTCTACCTGATGCCGGGAGGCTCAGGCACCAACCGCAGTGTGCTCAACCTGGGCGTCTGGTCGTACGTCGAGTCGTTCGGTCAGAACCAGTACGGATTCGGTTCCGCAATCGCCGTGCTGCTCACGCTGGTGCTGCTGGTGATCACCATCATTTACATTCGGGTGCTTATGAAGGAGGACGAGCTGTGA